GAGCTGTTGCTTTTTATTCTGTTGCTTTGAACTTTGTGACCTTGTCCTATTCTGTAGGCTTTGGTGTCAGGTATTACATTCGAGGCAACATCTATGTAGCCCCTACCCCTTGGCCTTATGtaattgaaaggaaaagagCACAGAGAAAGAGTGAAAGCTCGCAAAACATATtgtcaacaacaataaaatggTGGAGACTTGCACAGGCATGCCTTACCATCAGCTCCATTAAGACAATGCCTTGTATTTGGATCATGATTTGGGTTACctgaaaatgagaaataaaaagTTGTTTCAAAAGCAGTACATGCATCTCAAGTCACACTCGATTTTCAgttcattattttcaaattttgtgtgtttaagaaaaatacaaGTACCATAATTTCAAGCAACCTTGCTCCAGTTTTGAATCTTGTAAAACCTAACTTTCTTACAAAATATCGCAAGGGACGGTCATTGCACTGAAATTGGTTGCTTGCTCTTTTGCCAATGTAAATGAAAAGATGGGCACTTTAAATCAAGTTCTTTCATCTATCAGAGTCTATAACTGCAATAATAACGTCAGACTTCATTCTGCAAttcaaatatatgtatatttgtATTCTTAGGGTTCTCATTATGGCTAAGGCCATCCACAATTACCATTCTCACCTTCCTCTATTTCCTGAGAAAAGAAGGCAGCTCAATACTCGAAGTAGCTGGTCTTTTAGCCAGCTGCCGGCACTTAGGGAAAACCCTGTATTTTGTACCACTCActacaattaatttttgttgttttcataaGCATGTTGTTCTATTGGAGCATCCATACATTCATCAACTGCTcatcataacaataataataataataataataataataaagcaCCACTGATTCTCCATACTCTACCTCTCTGCTTTCTGATGTAGTCCATAATTTTATGCTCTCCTTCCCCTGGCACATTAGCATCCGACAGGATGAcctgtaaataaaataaataatatcaaCAATGTCAATCTGTAACGCAGTGCATAAAATCTCAAAGCACCATGAAGCACATTATATTTTTTACCTGAAAAatgactaataataataattactattattagtaaaaaaaaatataatccGAAAATACGTtagaattattttaatgtactTTTTGGATTACTGGTGTTGAGAGTTAAGAAAAGATAGTAAATTTTTGAAGGTGGGTCAGTTTTTAATTCACAAGGAACTCCTACAACCCTTGACACTTGCGGTATGTTAAAAAATGTTATAGAAGATAGATAATAGCAGTTCACACAGCTATCAAGTGGGCTTTAAagtaaatgcaaattaaaaagttacaACTCAAGACCATTTCTACACGTAAGCTGCACTAAATTTCAatctatataattattatggtagTACGTGCAGAAGTtcacatatttgaactgtgcactgaaacaaatttttaagcCCCGGtccttgcagtttttagcGCTACTTAAGTAGGAGTGGTAGTAGTAACGAGAAAggtctgaaaaattcaggcctttcacactgctactactactacttaAATAGCACTaaaaactgtgaggatcatacacTTTAAAGTTtgattcattttaaaccagactAGTGTCAAAGTATATCTGTTATAGAAGAACCTGGCACACTGGCACTAATGTCGAGCCAGAGTACTAAAAGTCAAAGTTTTCTATTTCCAAGCTGATAAAAAGGCTGACAAAAGTTTTAGAACTACTGTAGATGAACTGCAGTGGATGTCATTAGTTGCAAGCAATAATGTTTGCACAAAAATGAAGCACAAACTACCACATATGCATCCCAACTTGTACAGTACCTGTATATTCTTCCATCCAGGATCATTATTCAGTCTGTCTGCAATGTAGTACCTCAAACATAACGACAAATTGGCCATAAACTCTGTCCCCTATTGgtaggaaaaaataatcgtaaATGCCAGgaatacaatatttttttaccaggATGCATACAAATATAGTCACACTGTAGATGGATTTAAGGATAACCAACAGAAATTATAAAAGTTATTGCATAGTTAAAATGTTGCCAGTTTTTCTATAGTAGAGAAAGCAaacttaattattaaattgGGCAAatagccaataaaattacaCTAAATTAACTTCATCGAAGCAGACATGTATTGTGCAAGGGAGAAAATGGTTTCCTTTTAAGCCACCAGCAGTTAAAAACTCCCTCTGTCCCACTGACAGACTTACAATACATGTTATTAGAATGGAAATTCATGCAAAAGTGTATCCAGAAAAGTTTCCAAAACAGGGGGTTCgtccagaaagaaaaaacttacAGGAGTAATACAGTTGCTGtcaaaatgttcagttttttctttcacttcagGCAAGGCTGCACCTGaatataaacagaaaaaaaatataacttattaaaattgtttcattaaaaataatagtaatccAAAAATGGCACTGGCTAAGTAAAAATCATCAGCTATTACTCTTCTCAATACCTGAGTGATACATCAGACTTCAGACCTACAAATACCATGTTCCTAAGCTTGGCATACCAACGAGTTAAAAATAGAATTGGCTCAGTGAATCAGCTTTCACTCCTTGAGCCAGTCTTcccgagtttttttttcctgcgaAAGTTCAGAGCTAATCTACAGTAATAGTAAAGGCCAGACACATAAGAGATCATCTGCAAGAAGAATAGCAGTAAATTgcttacctttttcttttagttcacTTCGTATCCTTGCAATTTCTTCGGCTTTTTCCCTAATAATGAGAAGATCTTTATCAAACACAAAGGTATCATCGACTTTAGACGGATGTAATGTTGAATACAGCTTACTAAATTGTTGTAGCATGCATACTTACAGTGCTGAAAACAATTTGTCTTTATTCACAGGacataattgaagggctctgggcaaaaacgtcctaactgacattttgtgttttttttcatttgtgctcaaaagtggctgactttttgcatgtaacccagcattattaagaaaataagtgttctataatatttttggctagtttgttttttatttccaaaaattaacatatgcaataatgttgggtcacatgcaaaaagtcaaccacttttgagcacagattaaaaaaacccaaaatgtcagttaggacgtttttgcccagagcccttcaattatgtcctttcaaatcttccttttggtcaaacattttacaaattggaCTGGACATAACTTACTGAAGGACAAAACCTTGAAGAAGATAACTCAAGCTGTGCTGGAGAGTTGGAGAGTGGTTCTGTCATTGTTCTCAATCATAATGCAAAGTTGGCCAGacatttgcaaaatttggCTGGACAATGTCCGGTTACCAACTGTTATTTCCAGGACTGAGCATAAGACCATAGCAACATTATTGTTTTGCGCAGAACTGTAAGTATTAATTACTATGCACTTTGTACTGTACAAACAAAGAATGATACtgagacaaaaataataattaagaagTACTGCAACATGTCTGAGCATGATAACCGTAAAAATATTCAATAAAGATTTGTAATTTGTGCTTCCCAAATGCAATAATTTGAAACCTTAATAAGAACAAGCACATTATTCTTACTTAGATTCCTTGGATGCTCTGAATCGACGCGATCTTTGttgattcatttttgctctggGAGCCTGAAATagacaaaatgattttttgcatacaatttaggacaaaaaaaattcatacctgaaaaataaattaataaaaaattcatcacTCATACCACTCCATCAATGGCCATATACAGCAACTTTCTTGGTCTTACAATGGAGAAAATTCTGtatacacacaaaaatacatAATGTTTAATGCCATCAGTAGTGGTTAACTGATGATTCAACAAGAGAGAGGGGTTtatacagtaataataatttgaatgAACATCTCAGGCTCCTATAAGCTTCAGTGTTACTTACATTACCCAATATCCCTGACAATTCTAACCCACCATTCACCTATCTTGTTAATCTACAGTGTATaagctaaaaaataaaaaactgtGTTTTCACTATGTTAATACTGACGTTCCATAATAACTTCTCAGGAAAATTAAACTACAGAGGTAGCTCTAGTGAAAACTATATCTAGTAATAACATTGAAAGtttcagggaaaaaaaaaaaacaggatgaaaactacaataatatttataagaaaatggtttgaacccaggagtagcataccttgattgaaaaagatcatctgggtgatgggagtcctgagaaggactgttgttagtgactgacatttcgacaacctgtgcggaagccatcttcagagtcaagtggtagtgttagtcagttgaaaattcaaaaaccctgatgagcgatttgattggtcaatagatagagtagccgttggtaagtacgtgatgtgattggctgtgaagacatgtgcggagataggttatgcaaatagatggattgtaaaatgaataataaacaaggtgttattgtttcctgttgagtaaacgtttgtaaggtgcgggaagaggttgacaacgatttagggcaataacaccttgtttattattcattttacaatccatctatttgcataacctatctccgcacatgtcttcacagccaatcacatcacgtacttaccaacggctactctatctattgaccaatcaaattgctcaccagggtttttgaattttcaactgactaacactaccacttgactctgaagatggcttccgcacaggttgtcgaaacgtcagtcactaacaacagtccttctcaggactcctatcacccagatgatctttttcaatcaaaataatatttatcatTACCTATCAATGTATTCAAAAATTGCTATCATCATCTCATCCTCGTTTTTTGGTGCAGGCCTggttaaaaaagaagaaaccatTATTGCACATAAAGTAACTAGTGATTTAGCTTTCTTTGATCTCTTGGCTCTCCACACTAAAGAATGCTGAGACTGCTGAAAGATTACCATTGCTACTAATTGAACAAGACCATTCTATATCACAGTTTTGTGCCTCAAAAAGACCCCTTGCTTTAGTAACCTTGCATGTACTGTATTTTGTGTTACAAAGATAATATCTTggagatatatatataatatgaCTTTTAACATTATCATTGAACCTACTTATTTTCTGGATGACAGCATGGATGAATGATACCATTCATATCAAGGTATAAGTTGTCAAATTCAACATCATTAGGGTTTGGTAAACTTGCATCCACAGGGGCTTTGACGCCATTAACTTCACGGGCCTGAAAAACaaatacctcttactaactgAGTTTGAGGGCCATACTGTAATTTACTGACCAccttttttccacttcaattttcagcttatttcaaacctttttctttcagttcaCTTCGTATCCAAAGTACAAGGGCCATGAATTGAATTGGAAAAATCAAGGTGCCAAAAATAGGGTACCGACTGAGAAAATAAGGAGGTTAGAAAGATGTTTATTACAACCTCTTGGAAACTGAATTGAACCAGAAAGCAAGAGGTCAAGTGCTCCATTATATAAACCACTaactcaaccaatcacagagcACATACTACCTGAGagattattaataattattattattgttgttattattattattattattattattattattattattattattattattattattattattattattattattattaatatttaaaaacCATTCTTTGTGGGCAAGACCTAAGATCATTGGTTGTGACTGAATTCAGATGAATTCCTTTCATGTGGAAAGTAAAATGTGATTCACTTAAGGTTCAAAACATGGTCTACTCTttaaaaagaagtttttttttttcctgtaacGACTGTTTATTCCTGTAAACTGAGTTTCAAGTAGGGGTTCCCCCATCATTGCAAACAGGAGGAATTCATAGAAGATCTTGGCCACTAAAGTGGCCTGCAATGGCGGTGTATTTGGCACacatagccgccatgttgctTGTCTGAAAACGATCCGTacttataaaataaatttaaagtgACTGAATGTCTCCTCCTTAATTCAAATTGAAACTGTTAAATTGATTGTCTATTAAGCTTCTTTAACACGACCTTGATCGAATGCTGTTCTGGGAAATAGCCAAAACTGAAGTTCACGAATTCAATCGCTAGCCTCGTCCCAAATAATATACCGTAAGAAGCATAAAATTAAGGAGTCCCAGAGAGGCAAACGAGAGACCTTGAGTAAAAGCACAAAAATGTACCCTTCCGAATTTCTTTCAAGTGCtttatgaaaagcaaaaagatcTAGAAGAAGGAGAAATTTACAGGAAAAGCACGTGGGCAATGCTTAGATTAGAATGTTGTTCTAAGTTTGATACGATAAATTTACCTTTTCTTCGACACAGTGGACCACTATCGACGGATATTTCTTAGAAAGCCAACGAAAGAAGGCTGGAACTCCCATTTGTTTTATGACAGCTTATCCTCTGATGATGGTTTTAAAGACCGAAAACGTCAAAACACAAATCCAAGATGGCAGAATGAAGATGCAGTTCAGTGATGGCGGGCATGGAAGAACTGTCCCTCATGTGTACTGCCGCTGCCTTATAGTTCAGCAgaccaaacaaatttttaggTATGCATTGTGTACCAATTGTAGAACCCCGATATCAAATCCGCCAGCaaactttttaaaaacatttattacATCTCACACACGGTTACATTACACACCCCACTTGAATAAATTGCCCTAGCTTTTATACCTTAACAACAATACAACACTCCCGTAGGACCACGCCACACCTAGTAATCATCGACAACAATAACGACATTCCAACGATAGCTAACGCTACGACACTACACCAATAAGAAATGATGTTTATTAGACAACGAATAACAacatttcaaccaatgaaCAATATCCTTTATGTTCTTTGAAATGGTGAAAAAAACATCAGCCACATGGAAAGACATTTATCTTCAGAAATCAAGTTCCCACTGTATCAAATATTTGCTGTTTCATTACGTCTGAGAGAAAACTTtccatttacaacacaaaaGAAAGCCCTTGCATTAGGGTGGTTTTTGTGTAGTGTGTGGGACAAGTGCAAACATATAGTTTAGGCTTCCATTTTAACAATGCCATATCAGTGCTCTGTTTTATTTCCTACCAGAGGGCAAATACACAACTCAATGTTTAGCCCTGTGCAAGACAAGGTCAAAAACATGGTGTTCCAGTAAAATCACTGGGATATAATTGCATTCTGTAACTGAGTGACTATGAACAAACATCAAAATGAATATCTGTTCTGAAACAACTGCTGTGATTTATCATGTTGGCATATTGAACAGCCTACTTCACTTATGACTCTGTTGTATTTTGAACAAGAGATGGAGGTGTGATATAAATTTCACAGTGCATCCCTGGTGCAAACCTATTCACCAAAACCATTAATGAAACTTTACATTTCTTAGGCCTAAGCTTAGGGAACACTATATCAGACACTTTGTGATTCCTACATAAATAAACCAGCATGAACAGCCTTTTGAAGCCGTATTGGTCAGGCATGTAAAGTTTCTTAATGTAAATGATGGGCTGCCCAATAAACCACTGACTTTGTTTCAGAGAGGAAAGATATTAGAAATATTGGTGGAAATGGGAGATGCAGTGAACAGACATTATTATCGCTTGAATGTGCAATCAAGAAAAGTGAGACAGAGCATTCTCTTCCTTCACTGTTCACAGACAAACCAAATATTCACCGCCTTCAGACGTAGCTGCCTTCGGATATAGTTCATCACTTCACGTAAGAATTACTAAGTATATGACAGCAAGTTGATGTCATAGCTACCATCAATATCAAAACGTCCAATAGCAACATCACTTTCAGATGACTTCAGCTGTTGTAATAAAGCCCAAAGCTGCTGGACGCTGCCTGCAACACTATCAGAATTTGGAGTATTATTTGGGGTTTTCGTTACTGACTTATTGCGTGACTCAACAGACTGCATCCATCCTGGAGCTATTGTGTTACTTTTCTTCGTGAGAGGAAAACATTTGACCTCTTCAATTCCAAAATTGCACCAGTGAGGGGATGGTTGTTTGAGAATTAACCTCAGCATAATAACTTGAGAGGAGGGCTTAATGATATCTTTGATCATTATCGTAAAATTATCTTGACTCCCTGCTTCAAAGTGAGAATGTGGCATTAGTTTGAGGTTTTTCACGACGGTATTCCACGTTTCGTTGCTCATATCATCACGCAGTTTTACCTTGACCGTAATCGATGCAGAGTAGCAGTTCTTAAATGTCAGCTTTCCCACATCGACAGAGTGGCTTCCAGGAAAAATAATGTCAACAACGGAAACCCCGGACTTGTAAGAATCAGTTGTTTGATCTCCAATCGTCAACAACACGGGTTTCTTGATAATGCAATCCAAAGGTTTCGgttttgaattcaagaaaCTATCGACCATCTTTCTAGATTATTCAGAATGAACTGGCAAATCTTCTCGAACTCAAGTTCAAACCGAGCAAAGGTTGTCGTTTTCTTCGCCGTCAAAACCGCGATGGAACTGGGTTCAAGTAATACATTTTCACCCCCAGACTTCTTACAAATCTGAACAATGTAAGTGTTCAAGTTTGCACGTGTATGTGCTCAGAATTTACGACTCTATAGTAATTATCTAATTATGTCGAGAAGGAACGGAACACCATGACCTCTCTTCAAATCAGCTGTCGGCACGATGTGTGATAAGGAACGTCCTCACGTGCACGCATTGCGCTCTCAAAGTCTCTGAGACATTAGTTCAAACTGACTTTCTTTACACTAAAGTATATCCGTTCATAAAAATATCTAATCGTTTCAGCCATGCAATGGTTATGTCAACAACGGAACTGAAGGATACGGTTGCTATGTTTATTAGCGGAAGTTAGCGtggctttattttttcagtgttttaaaATTCTGCACGTTCAACAATAACAACGACAAAAAACCGCAACACTTGATGATCTCAATCacgaaacaggaaaaacacTTTCCGTCTTTCGGAATTATCCACTTGCATGAGTTATGTCCTCTGAACCCTTGAAGCCAATGTTCAATCACACATTTTCTCTTGACTCAGCTCATTGAGAGTAAATGCGATACTACATTCGAAATTTCTAGAACAGCGGAAATCGCACGCGACATAAATCCCTTCTCAATTAGTAGAGGTCATGAAATATCATAGAAAATGTATTTTGGgttgttgttgtcatcatCTTGGTGGTATGAATGAAATTAAGTAGGAGCGCCAAGCAATTTAGAGGGTTTGTTTCCTCAGTGAGGTAATTGATTATCCCTGTTCATACTGCACTGAATGAATTTCACTGACTTaacaactaacaaacaaacagaacaaaaataacaaaagcaaaataaaaaaaaaaggattttcgTTCAGACTGAAACGAAACGCCGGCTCTtcatagaccactttcaaatatttctgtTGCGATTGGTCAATTTATCTGGACTAAAGTGGACTATAAGATCCCTTTTCAAACATATCTGGCGTTGCCGAAAGACAGATTAAGTCTCGCCCAATGATGTTGCAGATATGagctaaatgaaaaaagaaatgaggacAAAACGAAACGAGCACCTCTGCCAAAGAGAGGCCCTGTACCTCTCTCAACGGTCCGTGAttggaaaacaaagcaatacacgataaaagacaaaaataccCTTTGCGCTGATTACCATAGAAGATAAAGGTCATAGGAAACAGAGGTCTGTAAGAGCAACAGGATTACCAATCACGAAGACTGTATGAATGTGTAGGACTAGTACTGAGTATTTGTTATATTGGTAAACCATGTCGATAGGTAGTCTTGGCCCCCCGTATGTTTTGGGGAACTCGTGCCGcgatatttttccatttacacgacaaaaatggaggatgcCGGGCCGCAAATTCTAGGCACCGGGGCCAAATTCAAACGGGTACCGTGCCAAAAAAGTTGTCGTGTAAACATTCTTGTTTAAAAGATTTCGACCAACCCTTAATATGTATATTATAGTGTCATTATAGTGCCACATTAGAGTGATTGGACATGAGCTAGTACCAAGAAGTATAAAAGCGGTCACAGGTCTTCGAACATTTAGTTCCCTTTGGTCCTATTGCGGTCTTAACTGTTCGTAAAACACTTAAATTTGGTACCAGACTGACGaaagggtcaaattttcaccgtgaagagataacgaagctgacgtttcgagcgttagccctttgtcttCGCTTGCTCATTAGactacgaagatgacgtttagAGCGTTAGcacttcgtcgtcactttcctattagataacgaagctgacgtttcgagcgttcgccctccgtcgtcactttccgattagattacgaagatgacgtttcgagcgtcaacccttcgtcagagcgaaagtAAGCTAAGGTAACCATTACCTGTATGTAGTTCCCTATCGAAGAACACAAAAAGGCACCGGATTGTTTGTAtctcaagttattttttgcttggtattattttgtaattccttttgttttacGTCATCTGTGTCCGTCTCAATGATTTTTATACAGGAGGTTAAGGCCCCTTCCGTGTGCTACTCTTACGCTTCCCTCGTGACTCCATAAATAGACAGACGCGTGAAccatttgttaaatagactCATTTTCTAGATGTAGACTTTCCTCAGGGTGTTTCAAGATGTTACAACTTATAACAGAAAGAAGGCAGTATCTTTCGAAATATTAGATAAAACAACAATCTCAGTCGCTAGGGGGGCTTCGTGGAATAATATCGAAAACAGAGGTGGTTTGCAGTTTTAAGTTGCGGTAACACAAAACAGTTCCAGTTGATATTGggtttgtttttctcagttCTTTGGCCTTCCAAGATAACGAAATTTACTTACGAAGCTTTGTTTCCTTCTAAACCGTAGATGCCAATTTCTATGTTCTAAAATGCAGCAGTAAACAATAGATCTCAGCACAAGGCTCCGGGGAACTTGATGAAATACAGTGTTTGTGGGGTTTATTCTCGGAGCCTCGTGCTAAGCTCTATTGTCtaaagctgaattttaaaac
The DNA window shown above is from Acropora palmata chromosome 7, jaAcrPala1.3, whole genome shotgun sequence and carries:
- the LOC141886713 gene encoding nicolin-1-like — encoded protein: MVDSFLNSKPKPLDCIIKKPVLLTIGDQTTDSYKSGVSVVDIIFPGSHSVDVGKLTFKNCYSASITVKVKLRDDMSNETWNTVVKNLKLMPHSHFEAGSQDNFTIMIKDIIKPSSQVIMLRLILKQPSPHWCNFGIEEVKCFPLTKKSNTIAPGWMQSVESRNKSVTKTPNNTPNSDSVAGSVQQLWALLQQLKSSESDVAIGRFDIDGSYDINLLSYT